Within Acidobacteriota bacterium, the genomic segment CGACTCGGGCTAAGCGCCGAGACGCCGATGGTGAGCATCGCGAATGCAAAGAGGTAGATCCCGTAGATGCCGACGATCCCGAGAAGACGTACCGGCAGGTCTTCCTGCGGATAGCCCCTGTCGAAGACGAAGACCGCAATGGTGATCAAAGCGAACACCGGCAGGAGCAGTTTCAGCAGCGCTGACGACGCTCCTCGCAACTTGCCTTTGAAGACCGAGCCCGGAGAGACGCCGTAGCTCATGACCTGACGCAGGGTCCCGTCTTCTCTCTCCCCTGCGTAGGACCCGAACAGGAGGAGGATGACGATCAGCGGCATGATGACCTGCAGCACCCATGCCGGGCTGAGCCCGACAAACCTCGACAGGTCGCCCGTACTCTCCGCGCGCCTGAACCTGGACGGATTCTGGATGTGTGCTTCCATCCAGACGGCGATGCCGGCGAAGTCGATCGCGCCGGGATCGAAACTCGCCAGGGTAGGAATCGGCTTGAATACGTATCTTGAGAAGTGTGCTGCCTTGTGCGGGTTCCTGACGCCCTGGTCCAGCCACACCGCCTTGTCGTTCTCCGCGGCAGCGGCGCGCTCCGTTTCGAAGGTTGCCGTCCGGTTGAGCCCGATCGCCATCGAGGCGACCATGACGGCAATCACGCCAAAACTCAGGGCCCAGAGTCGCTTGCCCCTGCGGGCAACGAGTGCCTCCTTCGCTGCAATGACCCTTGCTTTCATGCCGCGTCCTCCCTGCCTTCGTGCATGTGTTCGAGATAGAGCGTCTCGAGCTGCGCCGCCGTCACGTCCGCGGCGGCAATCACGTCGATCAGGCGCCCGTCCCTCAGGATTCCGATCCGGCTCGCGACTTCACGAGCCCGGAACAGGTCATGTGTGGCCATCAAGCCGGCCACGCCCTGATTCCGCATCTCTCTGAGCAGAGAGCAGAACTCGTTGGCCGCCTTGGGGTCCAGCCCGGCCAGTGGCTCGTCGAGGAGCAGGATCTCCGCGCTCTTCGCGAGTGCACAGGCAATCCCGACCTTCTGCTGCATGCCCTTGGAGTAGGTTGAAGCAAGCTTGTGGTTGGCATCACGGGGCAACCCCGCGGTGTCCAAGCACTCCAGGAGTTCGCTCTCTCCCAGACGCTTCCCGGCAAGCTCGGCGAAGAACCTCAGATTCTCGTAACCGGAGAGGTCAGGGTA encodes:
- a CDS encoding DUF3526 domain-containing protein; the encoded protein is MKARVIAAKEALVARRGKRLWALSFGVIAVMVASMAIGLNRTATFETERAAAAENDKAVWLDQGVRNPHKAAHFSRYVFKPIPTLASFDPGAIDFAGIAVWMEAHIQNPSRFRRAESTGDLSRFVGLSPAWVLQVIMPLIVILLLFGSYAGEREDGTLRQVMSYGVSPGSVFKGKLRGASSALLKLLLPVFALITIAVFVFDRGYPQEDLPVRLLGIVGIYGIYLFAFAMLTIGVSALSPSRRSAAVSLLAIWCLVTVLLPRFANDAAVTSTPQPDSYQTWKDLEEIKAEYWGVIPAFGIPLTDIRKREMARFLEKFQVANVEDAPVPWSAWELQASEEYSDPLYDAYYAGLNDRYGRQEDTRFWLTALSPTISVMALSSGLSGSDRLHHYDFVKSAEEHRRVVIRQLNEDLLYNSGADPMVYESPTSFWGEVADYHAGPPPLTNFTGSYLPYLLVMVLWASGAFLFARWAAFRAANMETAV
- a CDS encoding ABC transporter ATP-binding protein, with product MLEARELSKSFNGVVALDGLNVEVQEGEILCFLGANGAGKTTAINLFLGFLEPTRGEALVKGKSVRSDPVSAREHVAYIPERVALYPDLSGYENLRFFAELAGKRLGESELLECLDTAGLPRDANHKLASTYSKGMQQKVGIACALAKSAEILLLDEPLAGLDPKAANEFCSLLREMRNQGVAGLMATHDLFRAREVASRIGILRDGRLIDVIAAADVTAAQLETLYLEHMHEGREDAA